One Dysidea avara chromosome 7, odDysAvar1.4, whole genome shotgun sequence genomic region harbors:
- the LOC136261019 gene encoding pyroglutamyl-peptidase 1-like, with protein MSRDGPILLTGYGPFAHHKVNGSWVVVQELNSIGVKHKDETVPLVIKEIPVVYDAVHEQVPKLWSEHKPRLCIHTGVSHYTELKIEQYARNSVYFPPDVNGKCPEKYECEAGGPIRHETTINVQLICDGANKRQNDVTVLVSQDAGNYLCEFIYYKSLHVGTSPTLFVHFPTIGKPYTSTQMAIGLKHIVETILDNEMDKM; from the coding sequence ATGAGTCGAGATGGTCCAATTTTGCTCACTGGATACGGTCCATTTGCTCACCACAAGGTTAACGGCAGCTGGGTGGTTGTGCAAGAACTGAACTCTATCGGAGTGAAACATAAAGACGAAACTGTTCCTCTCGTTATCAAAGAGATCCCGGTGGTATACGATGCGGTACATGAACAAGTGCCCAAGTTATGGAGCGAGCACAAGCCGCGCCTGTGCATACACACAGGAGTGAGTCATTATACCGAGCTGAAGATTGAACAATATGCCAGGAATTCGGTATACTTTCCACCCGACGTGAACGGGAAGTGCCCGGAGAAGTATGAATGTGAGGCAGGAGGTCCGATCAGACACGAAACCACTATAAATGTACAATTAATTTGTGATGGCGCTAATAAGCGCCAAAATGACGTCACTGTACTAGTATCACAAGATGCTGGTAATTACCTGTGTGAGTTCATCTACTACAAGTCACTACATGTTGGTACCAGTCCAACATTGTTTGTACACTTCCCTACCATAGGAAAGCCTTACACTAGTACACAAATGGCTATTGGACTGAAACACATTGTGGAAACCATCCTGGACAATGAAATGGATAAGATGTAA
- the LOC136261018 gene encoding MOB kinase activator 1A-like — protein sequence MAALFRRGDRKPTANSEKKLYLQPEGLVLVYNLVGQMYEISKLPPHADVCEWLATNTLSFFNQINTQYEVVSELCTASTCPTMSAGSITYEWQDGKNKRHSKLPAKEYIDSALTMIQKQLQDDSIFPTKFGYEFPPALFQIMKKIYRLYFHILAHLYHHHFHEYQLLRVQDCLNTVFLHFVYFVQEFQLLDSRELSPLEDFIQRLISLDKDLQKHPPQDDHDTDPVSASVVAKTQN from the exons ATGGCTGCTTTGTTCAGAAG GGGAGATAGGAAACCCACAGCCAACTCAGAAAAGAAGCTCTACTTACAACCAGAAGGTCTAGTGTTAGTATACAACCTAGTCGGGCAGATGTATGAGATTTCTAAGTTACCTCCACATGCTGATGTCTGTGAGTGGCTGGCCACAAACA CACTGTCCTTCTTCAATCAGATTAATACTCAGTATGAGGTAGTGTCTGAACTATGTACTGCATCAACTTGTCCTACCATGTCAGCTGGTAGCAT CACATATGAGTGGCAAGATGGTAAGAACAAGAGACACTCTAAACTACCAGCTAAAGAATACATTGACTCTGCCCTCACTATGATACAGAAGCAACTCCAAGATGACTCCATATTCCCTACTAAATTTG GATATGAGTTTCCACCAGCATTGTTCCAGATTATGAAGAAGATCTATCGGCTATACTTCCATATCctagcacacttatatcaccaTCATTTCCATGAGTACCAGCTGTTAAGAGTACAGGACTGCCTGAACACAGTGTTCCTACACTTTGTGTACTTTGTACAGGAGTTCCAGCTATTAGACAGCAGAGAACTGAGCCCTTTAGAAGATTTCATTCAACGGTTAATATCATTAGATAAAGATTTGCAGAAACATCCACCTCAGGATGACCATGATACGGACCCTGTATCAGCCTCTGTGGTGGCTAAAACGCAAAATTAG